In one Diabrotica virgifera virgifera chromosome 7, PGI_DIABVI_V3a genomic region, the following are encoded:
- the LOC126888484 gene encoding NADH dehydrogenase [ubiquinone] 1 alpha subcomplex subunit 7-like, protein MPNVPKIRIHDVNPFMQTIRNFLLGRKHTLALRFQDALASRSPPPPVLPDGPAHKLNSNYYYSRDARREVSPPEVIAPNPKQIESGEKGETVKRITPGPIYRWD, encoded by the exons ATGCCCAACGTTCCAAAAATACGGATACATGATGTGAATCCTTTTATGCAAACTATACGTAATTTTTTACTTGGTAGAAAACATACTTTGGCCCTCAG gttTCAAGATGCTTTAGCTTCAAGATCACCACCTCCACCAGTTTTACCAGATGGACCTGCCCATAAACTTAATTCTAACTATTATTATTCAAGAGATGCAAGGCGTGAAGTGTCTCCTCCTGAAGTTATTGCACCTAATCCAAAACAAATTGAATCTGGTGAAAAAGGTGAAACTGTCAAAAGGATTACTCCTGGACCAATATATAGATGGGATTAG